A genomic window from Paenibacillus sp. FSL K6-0276 includes:
- a CDS encoding Gfo/Idh/MocA family oxidoreductase: MTIRFGVIGTNFITDRFVQAGLENEEFILTAVYSRTMEKGQAFAAKYAGATIYTNLEDMVSSKDVDAIYIASPNSMHAEQAIMCLNHGKHVLCEKPAASNSAELRAMIEAAQSNDVLLVEAMKSTFMPNFGVIRDNLYKIGQVRRYFASYCQYSSRYDAYRQGTVLNAFNPAFSNGSLMDLGVYCLYPMVVLFGKPKSVKAVGLMLSSGVDGEGSIVMQYDDMDAVVMHSKIADSYLPAEIQGESGTMVIDKINQPYQVKIHYRDGTVEELTQPQVYESMYYEVEEFINLIKNGERESRINTHASSLAVAEVMEEARAQIGLRYAADL, translated from the coding sequence ATGACAATTCGTTTCGGGGTCATTGGAACAAACTTTATTACAGACCGCTTCGTGCAAGCCGGCTTGGAGAATGAGGAGTTTATCCTGACAGCCGTGTACTCCCGCACAATGGAGAAAGGTCAGGCCTTTGCTGCAAAATATGCTGGAGCTACAATTTATACGAATTTGGAAGATATGGTCTCCAGTAAAGATGTCGATGCCATATACATTGCAAGCCCGAACTCCATGCATGCTGAGCAGGCGATTATGTGCTTAAATCATGGGAAGCATGTGCTCTGTGAGAAGCCGGCTGCCTCAAACAGTGCCGAGCTTAGAGCTATGATTGAAGCCGCGCAGAGCAATGATGTGTTGTTGGTAGAAGCAATGAAATCGACATTCATGCCGAATTTCGGAGTGATCAGAGACAATTTGTATAAGATTGGCCAAGTTCGCCGTTATTTCGCGAGCTATTGCCAATACTCATCGAGATATGATGCCTATCGGCAGGGAACGGTGTTAAATGCTTTTAATCCAGCCTTCTCTAATGGCTCATTGATGGATCTTGGTGTTTATTGCTTATATCCTATGGTAGTGTTGTTCGGGAAACCGAAGTCTGTAAAGGCCGTGGGTCTAATGCTCTCTTCTGGAGTGGATGGCGAAGGAAGTATTGTCATGCAATACGATGATATGGACGCAGTTGTGATGCATTCCAAGATCGCTGATTCCTATTTGCCAGCCGAGATTCAAGGGGAAAGTGGTACAATGGTGATCGACAAGATTAACCAACCCTACCAAGTGAAGATTCATTATCGTGACGGGACCGTCGAGGAGCTTACGCAGCCTCAGGTATACGAGTCTATGTATTATGAGGTGGAGGAATTTATCAACTTAATTAAGAACGGTGAACGGGAAAGCAGAATTAACACGCATGCAAGTTCCTTGGCGGTAGCAGAGGTTATGGAGGAAGCCAGAGCGCAGATCGGCCTCCGCTATGCCGCAGATCTATAA
- a CDS encoding radical SAM/SPASM domain-containing protein — MKTFKKVYIEITSVCNLACSFCPQTARTKNFMKLDTFNTILDEIKPHSNHIYLHVKGEPLLHPKIGELLDAAHAKGFKVNITTNGTLIHKAGPKILGKPALRQMNFSLHSFDGHEGSENREGYLAEIISFVREASALGVIISFRLWNLTEDNLTNLEKNRNRETLALLEEAFNLDFKIEEKVVPGSGVKIAPRVYLNQDHEFRWPALNEPEDDGKGFCHALRSQAAILVDGTVVPCCLDGEGVINLGNIHETPFSEIVEGERANNLFYGFSRREAVEELCRKCGYRQRFGT, encoded by the coding sequence TTGAAGACTTTTAAAAAGGTATACATTGAGATAACAAGCGTCTGCAACCTGGCCTGCAGCTTTTGTCCACAAACCGCTCGAACGAAGAACTTTATGAAGCTCGATACGTTTAATACGATATTAGATGAAATTAAGCCACATAGTAATCATATTTACCTTCACGTTAAAGGTGAGCCGCTATTGCACCCCAAGATTGGTGAGCTACTGGATGCCGCACATGCCAAAGGGTTTAAGGTCAATATTACAACCAATGGCACGTTAATTCATAAGGCTGGGCCTAAGATTCTCGGCAAACCTGCACTACGTCAGATGAACTTCTCTCTGCACAGCTTTGATGGACATGAAGGGTCAGAGAACCGCGAAGGGTATTTGGCGGAGATTATTTCTTTTGTACGGGAAGCCTCTGCGCTAGGAGTGATTATTTCCTTCCGGTTGTGGAATTTGACGGAGGACAATCTGACCAATCTGGAGAAGAATCGTAACCGTGAGACGCTTGCTTTGCTGGAGGAGGCCTTTAACCTTGATTTCAAGATCGAAGAAAAGGTTGTGCCTGGCAGCGGCGTCAAGATTGCCCCACGCGTGTATCTCAATCAGGACCATGAATTCCGTTGGCCTGCACTGAACGAGCCGGAGGATGATGGAAAAGGGTTCTGTCATGCGCTACGCAGCCAAGCGGCAATCCTCGTAGATGGCACCGTTGTGCCGTGCTGTCTGGATGGTGAAGGAGTAATTAACCTCGGAAACATTCATGAGACTCCGTTCTCAGAGATTGTAGAGGGTGAGCGGGCGAATAATTTATTTTATGGGTTCTCTCGTAGAGAGGCGGTAGAAGAGCTGTGCCGCAAGTGCGGATATCGGCAGCGGTTCGGAACCTAA
- a CDS encoding class I SAM-dependent methyltransferase, which produces MLKSLEAITLYREGIQDHLEDNLWLKLIVQAEEQIVNLERVESLEELDRRNPVLDYVERSLQILDQLPRSIWIKELVEETLIWSETAKGGTSKERLLWQEEGINCFVHNIGSAQLYDRHLGRTVSEKGAMIHWLIETHGLIGQQIRGEVPPEVNKPLRGIVEEQLLTVEELERLLTVLNHCIIEAVSPELWLNVEHEVKQLIALISSGDLASPMPMKERLRRMRLGPISRGEDFTTEWAKLMQEGFHAERLDSLSKITFWYVESALQTFSLEQFLKVMILAAHRAQNEPLNHISFEHVMNSIYYDYKGVKKINVYKKRIIEKYLAELTWEDIDKETLPTENPHLILRQYSKEYLPDTVFFQFQFSAAAEKLIEFCMEAEKSPLYERAVLLLFDLFELRRDAFDRFHNEDTYLSQMNNTADYKAVILDHVTGQKVLDIGPGGGVLLDLLEERMPEVTPIGIDISSNVVEALRQRKQREGRHWEVLQGDALNLKDFVEAGTVDTVIFSSILHELYSYVPLNGKKFNHDTVSAALQSAFDVLSEGGVIIIRDGVMTEPESLLRRVRFLEEDGLGWLERYAKDFAGRQIQFQRLGEQEVLMPVNDAMEFLYTYTWGEEAYIHEVQEQFGYFTPTEFASFIEQILGKQAKIEVFRHYLQEGYTEALRDRVRFMDESGQEVALPDSTCFIVIRKE; this is translated from the coding sequence ATGCTGAAATCACTGGAAGCCATCACCTTATACCGTGAAGGAATACAAGATCATTTGGAGGATAACCTCTGGCTGAAGCTTATTGTCCAAGCGGAGGAGCAGATTGTAAATTTGGAACGTGTGGAATCTCTGGAGGAGCTGGACCGCAGGAATCCCGTGCTGGACTATGTGGAACGCAGTTTGCAGATTCTAGACCAACTTCCCCGTTCGATTTGGATAAAAGAGCTTGTGGAAGAGACGTTAATCTGGTCAGAAACTGCTAAGGGTGGCACATCGAAAGAGCGGCTACTTTGGCAGGAGGAAGGTATTAATTGTTTTGTACATAACATTGGCTCCGCACAGTTATATGATAGGCATTTGGGTAGGACTGTCTCTGAGAAAGGTGCGATGATTCATTGGCTAATTGAGACCCATGGACTCATAGGACAGCAAATTCGTGGGGAGGTGCCTCCGGAAGTGAATAAGCCGCTCCGTGGTATTGTGGAAGAGCAGCTGCTGACTGTGGAGGAACTGGAACGTTTGCTGACCGTACTCAATCATTGCATCATCGAGGCTGTGTCTCCGGAGTTATGGCTGAATGTAGAGCATGAAGTGAAGCAGCTTATCGCCCTGATTTCCTCCGGAGACCTTGCTAGTCCTATGCCGATGAAGGAAAGGCTGCGCAGAATGCGTCTAGGTCCGATCTCTAGAGGAGAAGATTTCACTACGGAATGGGCAAAGCTGATGCAGGAAGGCTTCCATGCGGAACGATTGGACTCCTTAAGTAAGATTACCTTCTGGTATGTGGAATCTGCACTGCAGACCTTTTCGCTGGAGCAATTTCTGAAGGTGATGATACTTGCTGCCCATAGGGCCCAGAATGAACCCCTAAACCATATCAGCTTCGAGCATGTCATGAACAGCATTTACTACGACTACAAGGGTGTTAAGAAGATCAACGTTTATAAGAAGCGGATTATCGAAAAATATTTAGCGGAGCTTACATGGGAGGATATCGACAAAGAGACTTTACCTACTGAGAACCCTCACCTAATCCTTCGGCAATATTCTAAGGAGTACCTGCCAGATACGGTATTTTTTCAGTTCCAATTCTCAGCAGCGGCTGAGAAGTTGATCGAATTCTGTATGGAAGCTGAAAAATCACCCTTGTATGAACGTGCTGTATTGCTGTTGTTCGACCTGTTCGAGCTGCGGAGGGACGCTTTCGACCGTTTTCATAATGAAGATACCTACTTAAGTCAAATGAATAATACAGCAGACTATAAAGCTGTGATTCTGGATCATGTTACAGGGCAAAAAGTGCTCGATATCGGTCCGGGCGGCGGTGTGCTGCTGGATTTGCTGGAAGAGCGTATGCCAGAGGTTACCCCTATCGGCATTGATATATCGAGCAATGTAGTGGAAGCCTTGCGACAACGCAAGCAGCGGGAAGGTCGTCATTGGGAGGTCCTGCAGGGAGATGCGTTGAACCTTAAAGATTTCGTGGAGGCTGGAACAGTGGACACGGTAATCTTCTCTTCGATTTTGCATGAGCTATATTCTTATGTGCCGCTTAATGGTAAAAAGTTCAATCATGACACTGTATCGGCTGCTCTGCAAAGTGCCTTTGATGTATTGTCTGAGGGCGGGGTTATTATTATCCGTGATGGGGTTATGACTGAACCAGAATCTTTGCTGCGGAGAGTACGCTTTCTGGAGGAGGATGGTCTGGGGTGGCTGGAGCGTTATGCGAAGGATTTTGCCGGACGTCAGATTCAGTTTCAGAGATTAGGGGAGCAAGAAGTGCTCATGCCTGTTAATGATGCCATGGAATTTTTATATACGTATACCTGGGGCGAAGAGGCATATATTCATGAGGTCCAAGAACAGTTTGGTTATTTTACTCCTACGGAGTTTGCCTCATTTATTGAACAGATTTTAGGAAAGCAGGCGAAGATTGAGGTCTTCCGGCATTACTTGCAAGAAGGTTATACCGAAGCGCTGCGCGACAGGGTAAGGTTCATGGATGAGAGCGGACAGGAAGTGGCGCTGCCGGACAGCACCTGCTTTATTGTGATTCGGAAGGAATAG
- a CDS encoding helix-turn-helix transcriptional regulator: MLIAPEDRFVNRSQLDDADTTKINRLKKIILYIQDSYQEPIRTRDLSELIPMSERQFCRFFKEMTRKTPVDYINSYRIRQAADLLQQSDRKISDIAFEVGFDNVSYFIKVFRRAMKCSPSEFRKGSGGTIIN, encoded by the coding sequence ATGCTCATTGCTCCAGAGGATCGTTTTGTAAACCGCAGCCAGCTGGATGACGCTGATACTACTAAGATCAATCGTCTTAAGAAGATTATTCTCTATATTCAGGATAGCTATCAGGAGCCGATTCGAACTCGAGACCTCTCCGAGCTTATCCCCATGAGTGAAAGACAGTTCTGCCGATTTTTCAAAGAAATGACCCGTAAGACTCCAGTAGATTACATTAACTCTTACCGAATTCGCCAAGCCGCCGATCTACTGCAACAAAGCGACAGAAAAATATCCGACATCGCATTCGAGGTCGGATTTGATAATGTAAGCTATTTTATTAAAGTGTTTCGCAGAGCGATGAAATGCTCGCCTTCGGAGTTTAGGAAGGGATCAGGGGGGACCATTATTAACTAA
- a CDS encoding SGNH/GDSL hydrolase family protein, with protein sequence MNTNLTKGSGVLNQTDYTSATVLSTAANFIMNKQEPFTHTFRTYIRLRENGTLKLKFWHSNAVDSTWDQGQEAVGSEPGGDWVIETAYIADGGTEPDGTITEDTQHVLTFEGKASKTVAAGECFWSDEISIVLPENHYLAFTWTIRTLTAGKSIPFNVEGMLATAYDAPGNLAAQDSEDGFTASDNLLVLPSFIGYKKSVTKKLVFLGDSITQGVRTFKDEYEYWVARIADGLGTDIGIWNLGSGWARAYDVAADGPWLHKAKQSDEVMIVLGVNDIDIGCRSADELLGDLTTIISKIKGGNAEASIILGTVPPFNFQGEREETWRKVNREILSNPPAGVSRVFDIASLLSLPAPDDHRIRPEFMSGTDDPHPNGIAGKTVADAFLSWFNH encoded by the coding sequence ATGAATACTAATTTAACTAAGGGAAGTGGAGTATTGAACCAGACGGATTATACCTCAGCAACGGTTCTTTCAACTGCAGCGAATTTTATAATGAATAAGCAAGAGCCGTTTACACATACCTTCCGGACTTATATTCGTTTAAGGGAAAATGGTACGTTGAAGCTAAAGTTCTGGCATAGCAACGCGGTGGATTCTACATGGGATCAAGGGCAAGAAGCTGTAGGCAGTGAACCTGGAGGCGACTGGGTTATCGAGACAGCTTATATCGCTGACGGAGGAACAGAACCAGACGGAACGATTACTGAAGATACACAGCATGTGCTTACCTTTGAAGGCAAAGCCTCTAAAACCGTTGCGGCTGGCGAATGTTTCTGGAGTGATGAGATAAGCATTGTTCTACCAGAGAATCATTACTTGGCGTTTACGTGGACGATTAGGACGCTCACTGCAGGTAAATCGATTCCTTTCAATGTAGAAGGGATGCTAGCAACAGCTTATGACGCGCCCGGAAATCTTGCCGCACAGGATTCAGAGGATGGTTTCACAGCGTCTGATAATCTTTTGGTACTGCCAAGTTTCATTGGGTATAAGAAATCTGTTACCAAGAAACTAGTCTTCTTGGGCGACTCGATTACTCAAGGGGTGCGGACATTTAAGGATGAGTACGAATATTGGGTAGCGAGAATTGCGGATGGTCTTGGCACGGATATTGGCATTTGGAATCTCGGTTCAGGCTGGGCTAGAGCTTATGATGTTGCCGCGGATGGTCCATGGCTACACAAAGCTAAGCAAAGTGATGAAGTGATGATCGTACTCGGAGTAAATGATATTGATATTGGATGCCGTTCGGCGGACGAGCTGCTTGGTGATTTGACGACCATTATTTCTAAGATCAAGGGGGGAAATGCTGAAGCTAGTATTATTCTAGGTACGGTACCGCCGTTCAATTTTCAGGGTGAAAGAGAAGAGACTTGGCGCAAGGTGAATCGTGAGATTTTGTCCAATCCGCCTGCAGGAGTGAGTCGTGTCTTTGATATAGCAAGCCTATTGTCGTTGCCTGCACCAGATGATCACCGGATCAGACCGGAGTTTATGAGTGGAACAGACGACCCGCACCCGAACGGCATAGCCGGTAAGACGGTCGCGGACGCCTTCTTAAGCTGGTTTAATCATTGA
- a CDS encoding beta-galactosidase trimerization domain-containing protein produces MLITNRSGVKNINNIAVMQPLPGLLSYCTGVEVLEYDPIGAETHTVVDAEGNKYECTQWCDILRPVVARPIAWYGDDFYSGSPAVTVNAFGKGQVYYFGTHMEERF; encoded by the coding sequence TTGCTTATTACTAACCGAAGTGGCGTCAAAAATATAAATAACATCGCAGTCATGCAGCCACTCCCAGGGCTTCTGAGTTATTGCACAGGTGTTGAAGTGCTGGAGTATGATCCGATTGGTGCTGAAACACATACGGTCGTTGATGCTGAGGGTAACAAATATGAATGCACGCAGTGGTGCGACATACTAAGACCTGTTGTGGCACGTCCGATTGCTTGGTATGGCGATGATTTCTACAGTGGATCTCCGGCCGTAACCGTCAATGCTTTCGGGAAAGGTCAGGTCTATTACTTCGGGACTCATATGGAAGAGAGATTCTAG
- a CDS encoding AraC family transcriptional regulator: protein MKGIVYRRIVFPHEGGQHLPITLDSIGHNHQQEKVSRPDGYETYHWLQTASGEGVIHFENKSFSLTAGSGVLLLPYTPHRYEASAANWSTSYLTFGGSSAGSILETLGMNMNSFYRWEKEAPLSKLLRKILDQYDASQDMFGLTASTDAYRFLLTLSKYGQLHNNTTISRNVDKLQPLLKWMDSHYGDPDLGLNDLADQLGVSGRYLNNLFIQTFGLSPYAYFVRLRIRKSKEMLVSQPDLTVKIISQRVGFRDVSHYVATFRKQSGTTPEQFRRLH from the coding sequence TTGAAGGGAATCGTTTATCGTAGAATTGTGTTCCCCCATGAGGGTGGACAACATCTGCCTATCACATTAGACAGTATCGGCCACAATCATCAACAAGAAAAAGTATCTCGCCCAGATGGCTACGAAACCTATCATTGGCTCCAAACGGCGTCTGGTGAAGGGGTGATTCATTTTGAGAATAAAAGCTTCTCCCTTACCGCAGGCAGTGGTGTATTACTTCTTCCCTATACCCCACATCGCTATGAAGCTTCGGCTGCTAACTGGAGCACCTCTTATTTAACGTTCGGAGGCAGCTCCGCAGGGTCTATTTTGGAGACGCTGGGGATGAATATGAATTCTTTTTACCGCTGGGAAAAAGAGGCGCCTCTCTCCAAACTGCTAAGGAAAATACTTGATCAATATGATGCCTCACAGGACATGTTTGGTCTGACCGCCTCCACAGATGCTTATCGCTTTCTGCTTACTTTGAGCAAATATGGGCAACTACATAACAACACGACGATATCCCGCAATGTGGATAAGCTGCAGCCTTTACTGAAATGGATGGACAGTCATTATGGTGATCCTGATCTCGGACTTAATGATCTGGCCGATCAACTCGGAGTATCAGGACGTTATCTCAACAACCTATTCATACAAACTTTTGGGCTATCTCCTTATGCCTATTTCGTACGGTTACGTATCCGCAAAAGCAAAGAAATGCTCGTAAGCCAGCCGGATCTTACTGTAAAGATCATCTCGCAGAGAGTCGGCTTCCGTGATGTCAGCCATTATGTAGCCACATTTCGAAAGCAGTCTGGAACTACGCCAGAGCAGTTTAGAAGACTTCACTAA
- a CDS encoding beta-galactosidase yields the protein MINDKLPKIWYGGDYNPEQWDAPVWAEDERMFKLAGIDVATINVFSWALIQPSEDTYDFSSLDELMDRLYKNGTYVCLATGTGAHPAWMAHRYPEVTRVDVKGRKRKFGGRHNSNPNSPVYRKFAAKLAGKLAERYKDHPALVAWHISNEFSNYDYSDLSEAAFRVWLKDRYGSLDALNKAWNTRFWGHTFYDWEEIVLPSELSEEWDGNRTNFQGISLDFRRFMSHSLLECYKIESDAIKEHSPNVPVTTNLMGFYDELDYFEWAKHMDVISWDNYPSLDTPVSFTAMAHDLMRGLKNGQPFMLMEQTPSQQNWQPYNSLKRPGVMRLWSYQAVARGADTVLFFQLRRSIGACEKYHGAVIEHVGHEHTRVFRECAELGKELGQLGDQLLDARSAAKVGIIYDWENRWAINLSSGPSVALDYVNEIHKYYDALYQQNIEADMIGVEENLFKYEIVIAPVMYMIKPGFAEKVEAFVKAGGTFITTYFSGIVNEKDLVTVGGYPGELRKVLGIWAEEIDALLPGMSNELVMGKEWGKLSGSYKCDLLCDLIHAEGAEVLAEYGSDFYKGMPALTVNKFGEGKAYYVATSPEAEFLKGFLANLCAEKNIQPLVTAPEGIESVQRVKEGVSYLFLLNHTTGDLSADIGATERTDLLTGNKVSGSAVVPARGVLILSDKN from the coding sequence GTGATTAACGATAAATTACCTAAGATTTGGTACGGTGGAGATTACAATCCAGAGCAATGGGATGCGCCTGTATGGGCAGAGGATGAGCGGATGTTTAAGCTGGCAGGAATTGATGTTGCTACAATTAATGTATTTTCCTGGGCGCTGATCCAACCTTCCGAAGACACTTATGATTTCTCATCACTAGATGAATTAATGGATAGACTATATAAAAATGGTACTTACGTATGTCTGGCAACAGGTACAGGAGCGCACCCAGCTTGGATGGCTCATCGTTATCCTGAAGTTACTCGTGTTGATGTGAAGGGCAGAAAACGCAAGTTCGGTGGACGTCATAACTCGAATCCAAACAGTCCAGTTTACCGCAAGTTTGCAGCGAAGCTGGCAGGAAAGCTGGCTGAACGTTATAAGGATCATCCAGCGCTGGTAGCTTGGCATATTTCGAATGAGTTCAGTAACTATGATTATTCTGATTTATCTGAAGCGGCATTCCGTGTCTGGCTGAAGGATCGTTATGGTTCTTTGGATGCATTAAATAAAGCATGGAATACCCGTTTTTGGGGACATACGTTTTATGATTGGGAAGAAATTGTACTGCCAAGTGAGCTGAGTGAAGAATGGGACGGCAACCGCACCAACTTCCAAGGCATATCATTAGACTTTCGTAGATTTATGTCGCATAGCTTGCTGGAATGCTACAAAATTGAGAGCGATGCGATTAAGGAGCACAGTCCTAACGTACCGGTTACCACTAACTTGATGGGCTTTTATGATGAACTGGACTATTTTGAGTGGGCTAAACATATGGACGTTATTTCTTGGGACAACTATCCTTCACTCGATACACCAGTGAGTTTCACAGCCATGGCGCATGATCTCATGCGTGGATTGAAGAATGGACAACCGTTCATGCTGATGGAGCAAACGCCAAGCCAGCAGAACTGGCAGCCGTATAACTCTCTGAAACGTCCAGGGGTTATGCGCTTGTGGAGTTATCAGGCTGTAGCGCGTGGTGCGGACACTGTTCTGTTCTTCCAACTGCGTCGTTCGATAGGTGCATGTGAGAAGTATCATGGAGCTGTTATTGAGCATGTGGGACATGAGCACACGCGTGTATTCCGTGAATGCGCTGAGCTAGGTAAAGAGCTGGGGCAGCTTGGAGATCAACTATTGGATGCGCGCAGTGCAGCTAAAGTAGGGATTATTTATGACTGGGAAAACCGTTGGGCAATTAACCTTTCAAGCGGACCATCCGTTGCTTTGGATTATGTGAATGAGATCCATAAATATTATGATGCGCTGTATCAGCAAAATATCGAAGCCGATATGATCGGTGTCGAAGAGAATTTGTTCAAATATGAGATTGTAATCGCACCAGTGATGTATATGATTAAGCCAGGTTTTGCAGAGAAGGTTGAAGCTTTTGTAAAAGCGGGCGGTACATTCATTACGACTTATTTCAGTGGTATTGTTAATGAGAAGGACCTCGTAACCGTAGGTGGATACCCTGGGGAATTGCGTAAGGTACTCGGTATCTGGGCAGAGGAAATTGATGCACTGCTGCCAGGGATGAGCAACGAGCTTGTGATGGGCAAAGAGTGGGGCAAATTGAGTGGTTCTTATAAATGTGATCTGCTCTGCGATCTGATTCATGCTGAAGGTGCAGAAGTTTTGGCAGAATACGGTTCTGATTTCTATAAAGGAATGCCTGCGCTGACTGTGAATAAATTTGGCGAAGGAAAAGCTTACTACGTGGCTACTAGCCCAGAAGCTGAATTCTTGAAAGGATTCTTAGCCAATCTGTGTGCCGAAAAGAACATTCAACCGTTAGTAACTGCACCGGAAGGTATCGAATCTGTGCAACGTGTGAAGGAAGGCGTATCTTACCTGTTCTTGCTGAACCACACCACTGGTGATTTGAGTGCGGATATTGGTGCTACTGAGCGTACGGATCTTCTGACTGGCAATAAAGTTAGCGGTTCTGCTGTTGTGCCAGCTCGTGGAGTATTGATTTTGTCTGATAAGAACTAG
- a CDS encoding DUF1273 domain-containing protein yields the protein MKTLLVTGYRAHELGIFDNKHQGIPYIKKALANRLKPLIEEGVEWVITPGQYGVDLWACEVVSELKTQYPDLKLGIITAHTGQEEKWKEEKQNEYRRIIAGADFFGAVSNAPYDGSWQFRARDDLLFRKSDGILLFYDEDAAEGSPKFFKERALKLHAEREYELFLIHSDEIQNIADEENQRDYE from the coding sequence ATGAAGACATTACTGGTAACTGGGTATCGTGCGCACGAGCTCGGTATTTTTGACAATAAGCATCAAGGGATTCCTTATATCAAAAAAGCACTGGCTAACCGATTAAAACCCTTAATCGAAGAAGGTGTAGAGTGGGTGATTACGCCCGGGCAATATGGTGTGGATCTGTGGGCATGCGAGGTGGTGAGCGAACTTAAGACGCAGTATCCGGACTTAAAGCTTGGGATCATTACAGCGCATACTGGACAGGAGGAGAAGTGGAAAGAAGAGAAGCAGAACGAGTATAGGCGTATTATTGCGGGTGCGGACTTCTTCGGGGCGGTCAGTAATGCTCCATATGACGGTAGCTGGCAGTTTCGGGCCAGAGATGACTTGTTGTTCCGCAAAAGCGACGGGATATTGCTCTTTTATGATGAGGATGCGGCGGAGGGTAGTCCGAAGTTTTTTAAAGAGCGGGCGCTGAAGCTGCATGCTGAAAGAGAGTATGAGTTGTTTCTAATTCACTCCGATGAAATTCAGAATATTGCCGATGAAGAGAATCAGCGTGACTATGAGTAA
- a CDS encoding amidase family protein → MSFEIVEATIPEIQAALESGEITSKQLVLMYYERIADHDKNGLTINSVLEINPDALFIAESLDVERAIKGPRGPLHGIPVLLKDNINTGDKMHTSAGSLALANSFAGEDAFIVTKLREAGAIIMGKANMTEFANFMTNGMPSGYSSRGGQVLNPYNISTPTGGSSSGSAVAVACNFCTVSVGTETSGSILNPGNLGSIIGIKPTVGLLSRSGILPLSNTQDTAGPMARTVHDTVLLLNAMLGNDNHDAAMGTNTGKIHEDYTVFLDANGLQGVRIGIPRDYYFEELTEEQLALFNASVDRMRELGATIIDPADIKTAREISYSSVVLNEFKTSLNAYLSRLGPGAPMRTLKDIIDFNHAHPVETLRFGQSTLIDAEYTSSGTQTEPKYLRHRATDLKLCKEEGIDATMKEYNLDALLFPADFGARITSRAGYPSIVVPSGYTSAGAPFGVTFSAKAYQEPTLIKLAYAYEQHYKVRKAPSLKSFI, encoded by the coding sequence ATGAGTTTTGAAATCGTAGAAGCCACTATACCGGAGATCCAGGCTGCATTAGAATCCGGAGAAATTACGTCAAAACAACTAGTTCTCATGTATTATGAACGCATAGCTGATCATGACAAAAATGGCTTGACGATTAACTCTGTGCTGGAGATCAATCCTGATGCGTTGTTTATCGCAGAATCTCTGGATGTGGAACGTGCGATCAAAGGCCCACGTGGGCCCTTGCACGGCATACCTGTGTTATTGAAGGATAACATCAATACTGGGGACAAAATGCATACTAGTGCGGGTTCGCTAGCTTTGGCGAATTCTTTTGCCGGGGAAGATGCGTTTATAGTTACCAAGCTGCGTGAGGCCGGAGCGATCATTATGGGTAAAGCCAATATGACCGAATTCGCCAATTTTATGACGAACGGCATGCCTTCTGGCTACAGTTCCCGCGGTGGGCAAGTCCTTAACCCCTACAATATATCTACACCAACCGGAGGCTCCAGTTCTGGCTCAGCAGTAGCAGTCGCTTGTAACTTCTGTACAGTCTCTGTTGGCACAGAGACCTCTGGATCGATCCTTAACCCTGGTAATTTGGGCTCCATCATCGGCATTAAACCGACCGTAGGACTGCTCAGCCGTTCGGGAATCCTTCCGCTCTCCAATACGCAAGACACCGCTGGTCCTATGGCCAGAACGGTTCATGATACCGTGTTGCTGCTAAACGCAATGCTGGGCAACGATAATCACGATGCAGCTATGGGAACGAATACAGGTAAAATCCATGAGGATTACACTGTATTCCTAGACGCCAATGGTTTGCAAGGTGTCCGAATAGGTATCCCGCGAGATTATTATTTCGAGGAGCTGACAGAAGAGCAACTTGCACTGTTCAATGCTTCTGTAGATAGAATGAGAGAGCTTGGAGCTACCATCATTGATCCTGCGGATATTAAGACCGCCCGAGAAATTAGTTACTCATCGGTTGTACTGAACGAATTCAAAACATCACTGAACGCTTATTTATCTCGTTTGGGTCCTGGGGCACCGATGCGAACCTTGAAGGATATTATAGATTTTAACCATGCACATCCTGTGGAGACTTTAAGATTTGGCCAATCTACGTTAATAGATGCGGAGTATACCTCTTCCGGCACACAAACCGAGCCAAAGTATTTGCGACACCGTGCGACCGACCTGAAGCTGTGCAAGGAAGAAGGAATCGACGCCACCATGAAGGAGTACAATCTGGATGCCCTGCTGTTCCCAGCCGATTTCGGCGCCAGAATTACCTCCAGAGCAGGATATCCGTCCATTGTTGTGCCTTCCGGCTATACATCAGCCGGCGCCCCCTTCGGAGTGACTTTCTCAGCAAAAGCTTATCAAGAGCCTACACTCATCAAGCTCGCCTATGCTTATGAACAGCACTACAAGGTACGAAAAGCGCCATCGCTAAAGAGCTTTATCTGA